The following proteins are co-located in the Meriones unguiculatus strain TT.TT164.6M chromosome 4, Bangor_MerUng_6.1, whole genome shotgun sequence genome:
- the LOC110541458 gene encoding disintegrin and metalloproteinase domain-containing protein 26A-like — MGTVVNVLVHKRIMFWLWKVLFLSTWSTTGHAKYSSPIEVVIPFRVTDSMRHNSSPGWLSYSLYFGGERHIITMKPKKNLISRNFLLLTYNNQGDILSEQPFVQDDCYYHGYVDEDPESIVALTTCLGSFQGILEINGTVYEIMPKSSTSTFEHLAYKMGSEESESIPMRCGLSEEEIARQMSLREISDSTYFQSQYGDWWLHHKYLEYFVILDHKRYVHRKGNVTHCLQDILQIINGLNGYFLQIDTEVVLTTLQVWNEKNLINVEKEISIVLRDFCDWKEKTIGNQIRHDVIHLYVRQGYGEYIGLAYTGTVCSTDNCAVLSYLYDSVSRMAFILAHEMGHNLGMLHDGRDCTCGRKGCIMAEYKSDSDRYSNCSYNEMFTLTGKRSCLHNVPDLIVPEKEPICGNNLVEEGEQCDCGTPESCQSDPCCREDCIFKPGAQCAFGLCCKSCKFIPTGTVCRKEKNECDLPEWCNGTSAACPDDVYLEDGSPCRNGGYCYKDACHNHQVQCQEIFGKGARSADERCYMEINKHGDRFGNCGNNSYTYIGCNSADVLCGRIQCENVAELPPRREHETVHWGRFNNSTCWSLDYHFGIRLADLGAVEDGTACGKDRICIDRKCVSKSILLGNCSERLCNMNGVCNSKHHCHCGPWWKPPYCLQRGFGGSVDSGPPPEKRQNTNWVTFVLVFLTVFVICGFLLIIIIMKIRQYLKQK, encoded by the coding sequence TACTTTGGAGGGGAAAGGCATATTATCACCATGAAACCAAAGAAAAACTTGATATCTAGAAACTTCTTACTTTTAACCTACAATAACCAAGGTGATATCCTTTCAGAACAGCCTTTTGTGCAGGATGACTGCTACTACCATGGCTATGTGGATGAAGATCCAGAATCCATAGTTGCTCTTACAACCTGTTTGGGAAGTTTCCAAGGCATACTAGAGATAAATGGCACAGTTTATGAAATCATGCCCAAGAGCTCAACTTCCACATTTGAACATCTGGCTTATAAAATGGGTAGTGAGGAGTCAGAATCAATTCCCATGAGATGTGGGttatcagaagaggaaatagcaCGACAAATGAGTCTTCGAGAAATCAGTGACTCCACGTATTTCCAAAGCCAATATGGGGATTGGTGGCTACACCACAAGTATCTTGAATATTTTGTAATACTAGATCACAAACGATATGTTCATAGAAAAGGAAATGTCACACACTGTCTTCAAGATATTTTGCAAATAATCAATGGATTAAATGGTTATTTTCTTCAAATAGATACTGAAGTGGTTTTAACCACACTTCAAGTGTGGAATGAAAAAAATCTTATCAATGTAGAAAAAGAGATTTCTATTGTCCTAAGAGATTTCTGTGATTGGAAGGAAAAAACCATTGGCAATCAAATTAGACATGATGTCATCCATCTTTATGTCAGGCAAGGATATGGTGAATACATAGGGCTAGCCTATACAGGTACAGTTTGTTCAACTGATAATTGTGCAGTTCTGAGTTACCTCTATGATTCAGTGTCACGCATGGCCTTCATTTTAGCACATGAAATGGGTCACAATTTGGGTATGCTTCATGATGGCAGAGACTGCACTTGTGGGAGAAAGGGCTGCATAATGGCCGAATACAAGTCTGATTCTGATAGATACAGCAACTGTAGTTATAATGAAATGTTTACACTTACTGGGAAACGATCCTGTTTACACAATGTTCCGGATTTGATAGTACCTGAAAAAGAGCCAATCTGTGGGAATAACCTGGTTGAGGAAGGAGAGCAGTGTGATTGTGGAACCCCTGAGTCATGTCAAAGTGATCCATGCTGTAGAGAGGACTGTATTTTCAAACCTGGTGCACAATGTGCTTTTGGGCTTTGCTGCAAAAGCTGCAAGTTCATTCCAACAGGCACAGTgtgtagaaaagagaaaaatgaatgtgaCCTGCCAGAGTGGTGCAATGGAACTTCAGCTGCGTGTCCAGATGACGTGTACCTAGAGGATGGAAGCCCTTGCAGAAATGGTGGCTATTGCTATAAAGATGCATGCCATAATCATCAGGTACAATGTCAGGAGATTTTTGGCAAGGGAGCCAGGAGTGCAGATGAAAGGTGCTACatggaaataaacaaacatggTGATCGTTTCGGTAACTGTGGTAACAATAGCTATACCTACATAGGATGCAATAGTGCTGATGTATTGTGTGGAAGGATCCAGTGTGAAAATGTGGCAGAGCTTCCTCCTAGAAGAGAGCACGAAACGGTGCATTGGGGTCGTTTCAATAATTCCACCTGCTGGTCTTTGGACTATCATTTTGGAATAAGGTTAGCTGACCTTGGAGCAGTGGAAGACGGAACAGCTTGTGGTAAAGACCGTATATGCATTGACAGGAAGTGTGTCAGTAAGTCCATTCTGTTAGGTAACTGTTCAGAAAGATTATGCAATATGAATGGTGTCTGCAACAGTAAACACCACTGCCATTGTGGTCCCTGGTGGAAACCACCATACTGTCTGCAACGTGGCTTTGGTGGTAGTGTAGACAGTGGACCACCTCCAGAAAAACGTCAAAATACTAATTGGGTAACATTTGTATTGGTTTTTCTCACTGTCTTTGTGATATGcggatttttattaattatcatAATTATGAAGATAAGACAATACCTAAAACAAAAGTAA